Part of the Streptomyces sp. WMMC500 genome is shown below.
GCCTGGAGCGCGAGCGCGACCGAGAACAGCACCACCGCCCGCGTCAGATGGAGGTCCCGGGCGCCCGCGGACAGGTCCTCGACCAGGCCGCCGAGGAGGTACGGGCCGGTCATCGAGGCGCCGACGGCGACCGCGTTCACGGCGACCAGCAGCAGGAACGCCGCCCGGTGCCGGCGCAGCAGCTCCGCCACGTAGCCGCGCACGGTCGCCGGCGCGCCCACCGGCAGGGTGGTCGCGGTGCGCGGGGCGGCCGGGTCGTACGCCGGCGGTCGCACGCCGATCATGCGGTCTCCTCCATCATCTGCGGCAGGCCGCCGTCGTCGCGTACGGCGTCGCCGTCCCGTACGCGGTCGGCCGCCTGCTTCTCGTCGTCCGTCTCCCTGGTGACCACGGCGCGGTACGTGACGTCGCCGTGCAGCAGCTCACGGTGCGGGCCCTCGGCGGCCACCGCGCCGTCCTGCACGAACACCACCGTGTCGGCCCGGTCCAGCAGCAGCGGGCTGGAGGTGAACACCACCGTCGTGCGGCCCGCGCGGATCTCCCGCAGGCTCTCGGCGACACGCGCCTCGGTGTGCGAGTCGACCGCCGAGGTCGGCTCGTCGAGCACGAGCACCTCCGGGTCGGCCACCAGCGAGCGCGCCAGCGCCAGCCGCTGGCGCTGGCCGCCGGAGAGCGACCGGCCGCGCTCGGTGATCGGCGCGCCCATCGGCGCCCCGTCGCCGTCCGGCACCTCCGCCGCCGCCTGGGCCAGCGCGGTCAGCACGTCGCCGCACTGGGCGGCGGCCAGCGCCGCGGCGGGCTTGACGGAGCCGGACGCCGGTACGTCCAGCAGGTCGGCCAGCGTCCCGGACAGCAGCATCGGGTCCTTGTCCTGCACCAGCACCGCCGCCCGCGCCCCCGCCAGCGGCACGCCGTCCAGCTCCACGCCGCCCAGCCGGACCGACGGCAGCCCGCCCGGCTCCGCCGGGTGCCCGCCGAGCCGGTCGGCGAGCCGCCCCGCGGCGTCGGGGTCTCCGCACACCACGGCGGTCAGCCGCCCCGCCCCGGCGCGCAGCCCGGTCGCCGGGTCGTACAGCTCGCCGCCGAGCACGCCCCGGCCGGCGGTGTCGCGGTTGTCGCCGGTGCTGCCGTCGCCGCCCGTGGTGGTGCGGGCGAGCCCGAGCACGCGGGCGGCCCGCTTGGCGGACGGCCGGGAGAAGGAGTACGCCATGGCCAGTTCGGCGAAGTGGTGCATCGGGAAGAGCAGGAACGTCACGGCCCCGTAGACCGTCACCAG
Proteins encoded:
- a CDS encoding ABC transporter ATP-binding protein, translated to MQLRDLPHTDPGEPDVRSGRHFLVWLGRMQLGGQVAALLWGLVWMLPLGAMPLAVGMAVQAVVDRDGGRLAGAGALLIVLGVLVALGDSMLHRAAVTNWITAASRVQQLLARKAAELGSVLTRRVAAGEVVAVSTGDVEKIGWFVESFSRFTAALVTALAVAVGLVVYAPELGVVVALALPVLALAPLPLLPYATRRADDQRAKAGRATELAADTVAGLRVLRGIGGEELFLDRYREASQKVRTAAVRSARMWALIHAVQVALPGVLLVVVVAHGVGLARSGAITVGELVTVYGAVTFLLFPMHHFAELAMAYSFSRPSAKRAARVLGLARTTTGGDGSTGDNRDTAGRGVLGGELYDPATGLRAGAGRLTAVVCGDPDAAGRLADRLGGHPAEPGGLPSVRLGGVELDGVPLAGARAAVLVQDKDPMLLSGTLADLLDVPASGSVKPAAALAAAQCGDVLTALAQAAAEVPDGDGAPMGAPITERGRSLSGGQRQRLALARSLVADPEVLVLDEPTSAVDSHTEARVAESLREIRAGRTTVVFTSSPLLLDRADTVVFVQDGAVAAEGPHRELLHGDVTYRAVVTRETDDEKQAADRVRDGDAVRDDGGLPQMMEETA